A window of Corvus cornix cornix isolate S_Up_H32 chromosome 4, ASM73873v5, whole genome shotgun sequence contains these coding sequences:
- the CCNG2 gene encoding cyclin-G2 isoform X1 — translation MSSEALWLFKQLNLHLELEGRFQPREKGLSLIEGAAENENTLCSRQRNAKVEDLWSLTNFFGFATETFVLAVNILDRFLALMKVKPKHLSCIGVCCIQLAARVVEEECNIPSAHEIIRISQCKCTVSDLKRMEKIISEKLHFEFKATTALTFLHLYHTIVLCHTSERKEVLNLDKLEAQLKACNCRLVFSKAKPSVLALCLLTLEVQMLKSVELLEILLRVQKHSKISDSDLLYWRELVSKCLADYSSPECCKPDHKKLVWIVSRRTAQNLQNSYYSVPELPTIPEGGCFNGNESEDSCEDMSSGEESLSSSPPSDLEGTFFFELKPKPKWQTLSCRF, via the exons atgagcaGCGAGGCGCTGTGGCTTTTCAAGCAGCTGAACCTCCATCTGGAGCTGGAGGGGCGGTTCCAGCCCCGCGAGAAGGGGCTCAGCCTCATCGAGGGTGCCGCCGAG AATGAAAACACTCTGTGTTCAAGACAAAGGAATGCCAAGGTGGAAGATCTTTGGAGTCTGACCAACTTCTTTGGATTTGCAACTGAAACGTTTGTTTTGGCTGTCAACATTCTGGACAGATTCTTGGCTCTTATGAAG GTGAAACCGAAGCATTTGTCTTGCATTGGAGtttgctgcatccagctggccGCCCGCGTCGTGGAGGAGGAATGCAATATCCCATCTGCTCACGAGATCATCCGGATCAGCCAATGTAAATGCACTGTGTCCGACCTGAAACGGATGGAAAAGATAATTTCAGAAAAGTTGCACTTTGAATTTAAAGCTACTACTGCCTTAACCTTCTTGCACTTGTACCATACTATTGTACTCTGTCATACCTCAGAAAG GAAAGAAGTATTGAATCTGGACAAGTTGGAAGCACAGCTAAAAGCTTGCAACTGCCGTCTAGTCTTCTCTAAAGCAAAA CCATCTGTCCTGGCCTTGTGCCTTCTCACTCTGGAAGTTCAGATGCTGAAATCTGTTGAGCTATTGGAGATCCTTCTGCGTGTTCAAAAGCATTCAAAG ataagTGATAGTGACCTACTTTACTGGAGGGAGCTGGTCTCTAAATGCCTGGCAGATTATTCTTCTCCTGAATGCTGCAAGCCTGATCACAAAAAACTTGTTTGGATTGTTTCGAGGCGTACAGCCCAAAACCTTCAAAACAGTTACTACAGTGTTCCCGAGTTGCCAACAATCCCGGAGGGTGGATGTTTCAATGGAAACGAGAG TGAAGACTCCTGTGAAGACATGAGCAGCGGGGAAGAAAGCCTTAGCAGTTCTCCTCCGAGTGATCTGGAAGGCACCTTCTTCTTTGAACTCAAACCTAAACCCAAGTGGCAAACTCTCAGCTGTCGGTTTTAG
- the CCNG2 gene encoding cyclin-G2 isoform X2, which produces MKVKPKHLSCIGVCCIQLAARVVEEECNIPSAHEIIRISQCKCTVSDLKRMEKIISEKLHFEFKATTALTFLHLYHTIVLCHTSERKEVLNLDKLEAQLKACNCRLVFSKAKPSVLALCLLTLEVQMLKSVELLEILLRVQKHSKISDSDLLYWRELVSKCLADYSSPECCKPDHKKLVWIVSRRTAQNLQNSYYSVPELPTIPEGGCFNGNESEDSCEDMSSGEESLSSSPPSDLEGTFFFELKPKPKWQTLSCRF; this is translated from the exons ATGAAG GTGAAACCGAAGCATTTGTCTTGCATTGGAGtttgctgcatccagctggccGCCCGCGTCGTGGAGGAGGAATGCAATATCCCATCTGCTCACGAGATCATCCGGATCAGCCAATGTAAATGCACTGTGTCCGACCTGAAACGGATGGAAAAGATAATTTCAGAAAAGTTGCACTTTGAATTTAAAGCTACTACTGCCTTAACCTTCTTGCACTTGTACCATACTATTGTACTCTGTCATACCTCAGAAAG GAAAGAAGTATTGAATCTGGACAAGTTGGAAGCACAGCTAAAAGCTTGCAACTGCCGTCTAGTCTTCTCTAAAGCAAAA CCATCTGTCCTGGCCTTGTGCCTTCTCACTCTGGAAGTTCAGATGCTGAAATCTGTTGAGCTATTGGAGATCCTTCTGCGTGTTCAAAAGCATTCAAAG ataagTGATAGTGACCTACTTTACTGGAGGGAGCTGGTCTCTAAATGCCTGGCAGATTATTCTTCTCCTGAATGCTGCAAGCCTGATCACAAAAAACTTGTTTGGATTGTTTCGAGGCGTACAGCCCAAAACCTTCAAAACAGTTACTACAGTGTTCCCGAGTTGCCAACAATCCCGGAGGGTGGATGTTTCAATGGAAACGAGAG TGAAGACTCCTGTGAAGACATGAGCAGCGGGGAAGAAAGCCTTAGCAGTTCTCCTCCGAGTGATCTGGAAGGCACCTTCTTCTTTGAACTCAAACCTAAACCCAAGTGGCAAACTCTCAGCTGTCGGTTTTAG
- the LOC104696809 gene encoding alveolar macrophage chemotactic factor-like isoform X2 codes for MAVRVALLLGVLLATHHPGDTAILEANGNLSCRCLKSTRAFISPEKYSSIEVWPVGSSCRRLEVVIKLKSLKRVCVDPDAPWVKKLLQDLPHLRKKKPPR; via the exons ATGGCTGTGCGggtggccctgctgctgggggtgctgctggcGACCCACCACCCTGGGGACACAG CAATCCTGGAAGCCAACGGCAACCTGAGCTGCCGCTGCCTCAAGAGCACCCGAGCCTTCATTTCCCCGGAGAAATACAGCAGCATCGAGGTCTGGCCCGTGGGGAGCAGCTGCCGGCGCCTCGAGGTGGT GATTAAGCTAAAGAGCCTGAAGAGGGTCTGCGTGGATCCTGACGCCCCTTGGGTGAAGAAACTCTTGCAGGACCTCCCTCACCT gaggaagaaaaagcctcCCCGTTGA
- the CXCL13 gene encoding C-X-C motif chemokine 13 — protein MGAPAGVGTGAPLLPWLLLLLLVMSHSVHAAILEVNGNLSCRCAKTTSEYISPKKYESIEIRPVGSSCRRTEIIIKLRTSGKVCVNPEAPWVKKLLKRIASTKKR, from the exons ATGGGAGCGCCGGCTGGGGTGGGGACGGGAGCCCCCCTGCTcccatggctgctgctgctgctgctggtgatgTCCCACTCTGTCCACGCAG ccATCCTGGAGGTGAACGGGAACCTGAGCTGTAGGTGTGCCAAGACAACCTCGGAATACATCAGTCCCAAGAAATACGAGAGCATTGAGATAAGgcctgtgggcagcagctgcaggcgCACGGAGATCAT aattaaattaaGAACCTCAGGGAAGGTGTGTGTGAATCCCGAAGCCCCTTGGGTAAAGAAGCTGCTGAAGCGCATTGCCAGCAC gaagaaaagataa